The genomic region agattcggttattctgctatgtattcacatagatctttttcgtgagttacatttcatcatttcatgtatttacatttggttaaaaagttgcttggttaaatagacagaccatttccatgctatttttaaggtatcacttattacatcagggtatgtaaccagctaacatttctgtatagacattggactcccacgcttactggagttttttttttatataattatccatttcattacaattaaatcagcctacgttacaggcctcatttctttgttgttaaccatgacacaaggatttaattccttttcatgcatactcgggttgaatcacacgtactgatccaaccaatcatacgtttcctgcacagtaatcggttaaactttcaaatacttattttacacgatcttaggttgtctattttgtttcagtttgcttattatatatatatggttttaataataatagttattttattttacaatgcagatattacatgtatattactgttatggttagcctacattacggctcctttttctgtcatgctcgtacgacataccacgagttcaaggacacggtcctattttcaaagagtataatggagatatgatgttattacaaccatgtacattacgattacatggcactaactattcaggccatttcttatcatgctcatacgatataccacgagtatataagaacacagtcctaccttccacagagggtttcgggttgaatcacacgcattggttcaaccactcatacgtcacgttacaacattttctgcatagattgtcatttcacataatttcacatggcatttacaaactcaggccttttcttgacacactcagacgacgtaacacgagtattcaagaacacggcatatacgtctcacaagactttcggtttttgaatcacacgttctggttcatacattcatacgtcactttacagcaacatttatgattctgcatattgtcacttcacattaaaaagtcccttgcattcccagatcagtttagtgacatgcatatcatctgatcaccttccatatatacacattacacggccaatcccctgctgcgaggtatcggactcagcgtaacgcttgtcaccaagcatgggcagtcatgtcactatcatactcatagattttacacctcccacacatactgctagaagccctaatcccagcctatacagattacacaggtctcacaggatccattctcactctatccctttttaggtttatccaggttttcatacctgtcgaatctcaaaacttcatacatactaccaggtacgtaagcctgctcacgttgtagttcacatacgtttcattcttctaggccatagagtactggcaagttaggggtataggcccaaataggtacctcccttcttggcagttctgcctatcgtttagtggtccgcgaggccaacaccccgcctcaacgtttcggaggcaaacgccatcgggccacacgtgagttagccgcctcgcaatattatagagagggcctcacctgtcactccctccccctgttttcttttactatcaccgagaggcctacgattcctgccactacgatgggtggcctcaataacccctcgcgccaactcatagacagagcctctcatagccacttggcaactagcagggcctcacctgtcacaaaacaagattaatttttcgcctttcaggcctagttagcctgctagtatcacccctggggaatcggtcactacaccccttaccatggctgggtcggccgctgcgacccctccagcactggttgagttgcaatcactttctcctgccatctgtttcagggcacatgctaaatctgtgtccaaataaaatgtatcccaaaactatacttaacatcaataaacatttctgtacttacgacattactgccacatcatccatctagacatttggtggaattcattatctcgggtctatcagaaggattcacacaggcctcatacacatgccttccggaatcctggaatgtcctaatttacaatccgcacaacaaaccctacagcggtggagacactcatagccaggaagtggcagaggacttcctatgggggcccttccagtcccctccgttcaccacatagcggacaaaccccatcggtattgtcacggggaaatcttctcacaaacagagacttatcattgatctatcaacacctcacacctctgccactcctagtctgaactccctcataccctctgaggaattttcactgcaatattccaccatagatcacgccattacggctatcatgcaagcaggggccggagcatggctcagtaagactgatatcacaatgctttcaagttactgcctatccaccctacactgtgtcacctgcatggtatcaagtgggcagggaactactattttgctcacgtttaacatttaggttccaaagtagtccggccattttcgacgtattcgccgaaaccctatgctggctttattaaatatagccagatgccctacagtcatacattatctggatgatttcttactggtcgaggagaatatttcccctcccagtagcctaaaataaaccatcagtctattcgaacaggtgggtgtcccagtctcctccaccaagactgaaggaccagataccttcatcacattcctgggtatcatactagactcagccaccatgcaagctagcctgccacgcccaaggtagaaaacattctgatcaacataatctctacatacaactcagtacttgcaaccgcaagaattacagtctctgcttgggtcactgaattttgccattcgcatcataccttgaatggtaaaagcatgttccttccaaaattgtctgactcctcacctaccatttggtcagacgcggcgtctaccacaggttttgcagcaatttttcaggaatgaatggctttggggcagctggccttcagaagtttcaggacctggagggtttttccactaccttagctctgtttgagatacatcccatcgtgacggttgccgtggcatgggtgcatttatgggcaggttcgtctgtacgttgctactcagacaaccaagtaacttgtcacattataaacaaggccgatccaaatcactgactattatgagattcttgaggaaactcacttggctggctgcatgtcataattttctcttgttttgcattcatgttccaggtgtatgtaacactgctgctgacaatttgtctcgctttaatttccaggcttttcgtcaaatactcccgtcagccgcactcacagccacgaacaccccactattccaccatctagtaatggactagatgctattatgcaacatagcagaacattgtcccaattagcactgtctactaatacccgggaaacttacgatagagctttcatttgatttaaagattcctttctgaacacaacatcttacaacctttcatcgtgacatcctggttgggctttgcttctttttgccaaactcaaactatcatacaacacaatcaaaccatatctgacaggcatccaacatcacatgctaactttacaaccagacaaatcaagtgtcctcctaccaattaagaacatccttaggggtattcagagatctgaacccccacgtacggcccagaggctacccatagatttccatatttttaaagacttatacaattcactagatttaaaccctttgccaacaacacaaacctcatcattaaaaccgccatatacgtagccttgtttatggtttcttgagaccaagagaatttaccgccatcagcacaacacagtccactcacatcctacttcattcacacttaacaaaacacatggactattatatcttgactctgcctcactccaaaaccagtcaacatgcactttcagtagaggttaagtactatcctactcacaacaggtggagccccgtcaaactactggactcatatacccagcataacaacgaaccaccatctcaaccactttcagtctacaaggttcggtactcactaccaccacctttatgacacacgtcaggtctttacttacacagctgggcctcaaatcagctaactattcgggccactccttccgcataggagcggcctccacagcatccagtgcaaacattccagttcatgttatcaagtcactagggcgctggaaatcatcggcttactctagatacatacctaacccggtacaagaagtaagaaatgcctttcaagacatgtctggttaaagtatgtatattgctggtatgtaataaatttgattttctacttttgccctctttatttacaggcctacctcatcgttggttccggcacaccacaaccgacttgctcttttaataccatcctacacttatcagtgtttgtatcttctgtactatcatgagcccttaacacaaatatatatattatatatatatatatatatatatatatatatatattgtattatttttatttatttacatatacatggatatattatataatagaaTTTCATTTCACAAAATATGTATTTCAATCATTATTTGTGCGTTAAGAATTTACAATTGTTAGCTTTGAAATAAAAATTGTTATCTTTCTAATAAGGCTCCCGAGAGCTGGAAAGGAGCCATCGCTCTGTTACCTGGGATTATACTTTTGCTTAATGCATACCTATTACAGCACAGTTGGCTTTCATTATGCAAACACAGCATCAAAGAGAGTTTCATAAATGGTCTCTGTGATAATACACGAGTTAACAAGCAATTCATTATGTATTCTTCACTTGAGATAAGATCATTGTGTGTTCTGCTAATTACTTCCCAAGATGTGCTTGGTTCTACATGTGATCTGTGAAGTGGCTTTATGTAATATTTAAGTGAATATCTGTTTATGAAAAACAGAATTATTTTGGAAGTTTCTCTGtttcactgcacacattatactttATAATCaatgctttatttattatttacactAGGGGCACCCAGTTTTGTGCACGCCAAGGGGTGATAAATTACGATTCACAGAATTAGGATCAACGATATCCTGATTTAGACCATGGGTATCCAATGAGTGACCATGTATAGCAAATAAATAGCCTGATTGAATACATTTAGAAAATGCGTTTCACAAAATGGCAACCTTGGACGGTGCAGCTTAATATAATGTTATTGATTTGCATCATTCAAGCTGGTCCTACTAGAATTACGCAAACAGAACTTGTTATGTAATGAGAATTTGAATTCACACCAAGAAGTGACCTTAAACATGGGGATCACATACCAGCTCCATAATGGAGGTCAGAGGCAAGAATGCGGATATTTAGACACAAACCAGCCAACCATGGTGGGATCCAACATCAATACATGGCCGAGATAACTCAAGCAAATAGTGTGCAAGCTAAACCAGTTTAAAACTAGTATATTGAGCAGATAACAGCTTCAGGCAGGTCATGTTTTGATAAGCAGATCCTCGGATTATAAACCGAGTCACAAAAAAGACAAAATCCATGAATTTCCGCTAACTCTTCAATCATATGTTGCATATCCTAAACAGGCAACCCCCCTACAACATCATCAATAGAATAAACGTAACTTTGTTTTGACCAAGTCTTGTTGGAATTGCATaaactatatatacactatagaCAGGAAACACTGTAGCTGTACATCTTGTATCGCAGTATAGAACCCACTAACCTCCCCTAACAGCATTTATTGTTTATCTGGTTTTCAATCAAAATTACACATTATCTGATACAAGTTCACCATTTTCTATGTCTCTATATCTTTGACAGGAACAGAAACTCGTCATCAAACCTAAAAACCATGACTGCTAGACAATGACCGGGTGGCTGCATGAATTTTAACGAGCTGATTGTCTTTCCTCGCCATTTCTGATGAGATCACGCAATGTACGTGGTGTGAATGTAAATAATCCATTCAACATTCATTTGTGCTTGCTGTTTATTGTGTACTTCAATTGCCTTTAGCGACGATAGGAAATATAACTTTGCACTGTTGCAGTCACATGGAACTAGAGAGAAAGACACTGGCAACAAGTCAAAAAGCAGACTGGCACATGTCATTCTTGAGTGTTCCGACTCCCAATAAAAAGCATTTAGTCAGAAGGAGCAACTTATAGTCTAACTTGCTGTATACTCTTAACAAATTTCTTCAAGACCAGTACCCATATGATGGAGCAAAATGTTTCCTAAGGCCCTATCTTTAAAATTAAACGAAGAAACTTAACTGTATAACAGCACAGCTATCAATAGATGGAAAGGCCGTAGCTTTATTGAGGGTAATTAGAGGCAttacaaaacactttaaaattaaTTCCATAACCATTTCACCAAAATTAAACTTAACAATCCGCCCTTGAACCAGCCAGATTGcttaaaccttaaagggacactatagtcacccagaccccttcagctcaatgaagtggtctgggtgccaggtccctcatgttttaacccttcagatgcaaacatagcagtttcagagaaactgctatgtttacatttggggttaagccagcctctactggctgtctttcagacagccactagaggcgcctctgcgacgctggaggcatattatgcctccatcgtgcagaacgtccataggaaagcattgagaaatgctttcctatggacactttgaatgtgcgcgcggcacttgctgcgcatgcacattctgcattcggctctgctgagttttaaccccttcagcgtcacgggagtgggatcctgagggtgggggcaccctcagggcactatagtgtcaggaaaaccgctttgttttcctgacactatagtgatcctttacgcCTCAATCCACCTGGTATTTGAGGCTACCTTATCCCCAATTCCCCAGCCTACGAcactaaaatgaaataaaaggggTGGCTGGGTGGGAAGCTCAAAACTTCTCCCTCTTGTTCTGTAAGTCCCTCAGAGCGTGAAGCCCGCGCAATTCAAATCTGGTATATATAAACAAGTATTAACTAGCATGCGCCACTTGCTTCAATCCTGACCAATCAGAGCTTACCATTTTCCCGCCTCTGCAGAACCTAAACCCACCAAAAGAGAATATCCGAATTTTAAACTGCTGTAAACCAGATATATCCAGCTAACCTCCTAGCTAAACTAACCCTTGATCTTCAGCTGACCATGAACCTATTGCCTGTGGGACATCTCCTTCTCCATTATCACTACAAAAGATAAATAcagcaaaacatagtgtaatgtTGTTTTGACATTAAATAGCAAGACACTTCATGGTTGCACTCAAACATTCAATGTTCTATATGAGCCTTCAAGGTGCCTCTCCTGCATGTTGTAGGGGGTTGTAGCCCTCTCCTGCTGATGGCCCCAAGTGACTTTTTATCTTTTGTAGTGATAACAGCTGGATCCCTAAACTGCATATTCTGTCTGTATTCTGCTATTGGTTCCTGTATCGGAAGGTAACCATAGGGAAGCTGTACGGTATATCCAAAGCTGAGTTGTAATCATTTGTTTGTTTCCACTAAACATGGGTGAGAAGGTGGAAGAGTCATATCAATAAACTACTCCCTAACCAATCAATACCTACTAAACATCACAATTACcataattgattttatttttttactagcaGTTcaattagattttatttataaagatacaaaacagacagagatacagtgtgACAGAAATGGTggtaaaacaaaacatataatattaatgCTAATTATTAATAGCAAAGTTTGAAACTTCTATAAACTTGAACatagtaaatataattttttttaataaaacttggGGCTTTTCATtcaatgtaatacattttacgttttacatacatgtaacatatactgtatttttttctccccacagAGTGTTTGCACAAGGTAAACAGATATGGGGGACTGGACGTTCCTTGGAGAATTTCTAGAAGAGGTTCAGAAACATTCCACGGTGGTGGGGAAGGTGTGGTTGACTATGCTCTTCATTTTTCGAATGCTAGTATTAGGAACTGCAGCAGAGTCATCTTGGGGAGATGAACAGTCAGACTTTACATGCGACACTAACCAGCCTGGTTGTGAAAATGTTTGCTACGATAAAGCCTTCCCCATTTCCCACATCCGATACTGGGTTCTCCAGATCATTTTTGTTTCTACCCCATCGTTACTTTACATGGGACATGCAATGCACATGGTTCGGGTAGAGGAGAAAAAGAAACTCAGAGAAGAAGAAAAGTCAAAGGGGAATATTACTGGTGACTCCGTCTACCACCAGCAGGAGTATACACCAGAAAAAGCTGAACCTTCCTACAGGGATGAGCTGAGTGGTAAAATCAGATTAAAAGGAAGCTTATTAAATACATACGTATGCAGTATTTTGATCCGTACTGTGATGGAAATAGCTTTTATTGTTGGACAGTACATGTTGTACGGGATCTTTTTGAATACGCTATATATTTGCAAAAGAGCACCATGTCCACATCCTGTCAACTGCTTTGTGTCCAGGCCAACTGAGAAAAATGTCTTTATAATTTTTATGTTTTCAGTGGCAGGCCTGTCTCTATTACTTAGTTTGGTGGAACTCTATTACTTGGCTTGGAAAAAGCTAAAGGATAAGGTTGCTGCCTCTCCCACAAACAATCCAAATGCCCTTAGGGTAGCGACTGTGGAACCGGAGCACCGATCTCAAAGTTGCACTCCACCACCAGATTTTAACCAGTGTTTGAGCAGTGACAAAGACAAATACAGCCATCCCTTCAACAATACTCTGGCATCCCAGCAAAACACTGCTAATTTTGCAACTGAAAGGGTCCAAAGCGAAGAAGATGCTGGAGAGGAACAATTCATACACATTAACTACACACAGAATGCTCCGGTGTCTGTTAATTCTATACCACACCATACATCCAATGGCTACTGTCACGGCAACCGCCGCTTGAGTAAAACCAGTCGCACAAGCAGCAAAGCTCGGTCAGATGACTTATCTGTGTAGTGGCCACAATATTGTTTTATCGTTCACCATGGGACTCTTCCCGTCCTGTGAATAGAGCCAAGCAACTAGCAGAGCTTGATGTTCAGGATCAAATTTCTTGTTAGATGACAAGGCACATGATTAAGATGGAGGCTGATAAATCTTCATAGACTTTCAGAGCCAGATAGGAATATATAGGAATCAGACTTTTTGGGAAGATAACACTGGTGGTGTTTTATATAAAGTGCTCAAACATACTTGGATAATAGGAGTTACTAGAACCTGTCCTGAGGAGTATTAGAAAATGTATGTCTAAAGACTTATCAAATAACATGAAATGTGTAGAGCTTTTTAAGCAAACGTTCCTTTTCTGTGGCACAAAGTCATCTTATCAAGTGTTGCATATTACAGTTCAGTGATGAGATAGCACCAGCATTCCTGGGCCCTGTGTTAAAGGTATTACCACAAATAAAAATAGAGCctcaaaagaaaaaacgtttaaaGACCTTTTTTAAAGAAGTgttacaaaaatatgtaaatataatgtcaaaatattttatgtgttttcGTAATATATCCAATGTAGGccccgatttaatatttttgattaaGCTCTTCAAAAGAGTTAATATTTTTAAAGGAAGACTATATGGTcagaaacacatacatgcattcctgaccctataatgttaaaaacgCTATCTAGCTGCCCTTGtgccccttgcctccctaaatattgtaaaatcttagcTTTATGCCATTATGCTGGTGCTGGTTCTGTCCCCAGTCTACCACCAGTCCCAGTCCAATAATCTGGATTGGCTGAAatggtcaattctgattatctcagccaaggaggtgggccaGGGGTGGAGTCAAAccctgccctggccaatcagcatctcctcatagagatttattaaatcaatgcatctttatgaggaaagttcagtgtctatatgcagcactgcccccagAAGCACCTCGAGTAACCATCTGACTATCCCTTGTCTGTAACGTAAACACCACCTGTTTACTGCAAGAAGCCTGCAGGgggtgactatactcaccagaacaactacattaagttgtagttgttctgctgactatagtgtccctttaaataatattaaccccttaaggacacatgacatgtgtgacttgtcatgattcccttttattgcagaagtttggtccttaaggggttaaaaatgtgcgtttgtttttttccaaaatattaaaatatcaaaaaaaatatcctttatatcctttatcctttattttttaaaaaaatctatatataagtatataaaaaaactattagaatatttgtcaaaatatgaaataatttaaaaatcttatgtaaaaatattaaatcgggtCCTTAGTACTTTACGTCCTGCCAAACTATGAACAATTTTTAAGTTACTCTTTTTAGAAATTGAAAGAACCTtagtgtgggtttttaaatgctggAAAATCAGGAGTTGCAAGtagtatatatgtctatatactgTGAGAAGCTTCTGTCAAAATAGCCAAGTTAGACTTGGCTAGTTAAATGAAATTATCTCAAAGAGACAATGTTTTAGTATAGGAGGATATAGCTGTTAGTCTCATATGGCTTGACTAAATTTCCATATTGGACCTTCAGTTAggtttatttgatttttattacaatttcaaaactgtattttgtgtgtacaaagctttctttttttttttttaattagtggccacaccccctctcacacccctaaaattaaaggatccctatttgtccatttaaaatcttGGGAGGTATGCAACAATGTAAGTAATGAATGTTCTGGGTTGAgttctaagtattttttttaacaattaaacAATAGATCAAATTTGCCCAACCGTAAATATCTTAAATTAAGGGGTCCAAGTTTGACCCTCCAAGGGTTTTTGAACTTAAATGTCCACAATTCTATGCCAGCCGGTAGTTGAAGGGCATAGAGCGCCTTAGACAAAGCAAGATTCTTAACAGAGTTTGTACAAACATGAATAAATGCTATTTTTTGTGTTAAGGATTCACTTGAAAACATTTTCTAGACATTGATTGCGATGACATTGATAGCAGATATAACtcttaacaaaataataatcaaaCTCTAATTTTCTAATCAgaagaatattttttatattcattgtTTATGATTTTTACAAATTTTAATGTGAGTTTTCTGTAACTCAGTGAGGACACAGGAGCTTTCTAAATTAATTTATCTTGACACATGTAACAAGATTAAAACTGTATTATAGAGATACTGGGCACAAAATCTACaggcataataaaataaatatttatgcaAATATGACTTGCCTACATTTGCATAAATTTAAATATTAAGCCAATATAGTCTTCAAACTTGATGACTGGTCAATTaaaaatgttacatatatatttatttacccagAATAACTCTGATCTTTGACAGTAGCAGGCCAGATGAAATAGAGGCTTACATTATAGATAGTGTGGGTGGAGATTGTAGTGTATGTAGGTGGAGTATTCATACAAATGGGTGGAGCCACTATATATAACGTGTGTGTAAGACAACTGCTAGTTTGGCTCATTGGAAATGGACCACGGTGGAAAAAAATAATGCCCTTGACActaatgtgattttatttttattttttagtcccCATTGCCTCAGGTGCAATGTTTCTATTAGGCAGAGATAATAATGAATCGAGGCACTTTCAATTCAAGAAAATGATTCTGTTCAAACAAGTGGATTTTACGTGTAATACCTTACAGTAATGTTGGATTTTATTTGCACTAAATCTCATATGTAAGCTGGTTGTGTAAAACATTGTTTGTGTAATGCCAATTGTGCAATAAAATTAACATGCAAAACTTGTCTTTTAGATGTTTACAAGTTCTGAATTATGTCACCAGCATTCTACGGGTAAACAGTCATATTGAAACTGGTCATTACGCTATCAGTGGTTTATCTTTGAGGACACTCTATTGCTCTTTGAACCAGATTATTTGTCTAATATCGACTTATTATTGGCGGATGTTATCTGACTTCCTATTGGGGAAGTTATCTGTTATCAAATTGGATATTTTATCCCGAAAGTCTCATACAGAGTTGTGATTGGTGTAACTAATATTTCAAACTAGAGTTGTACCCATCACAGCTCGggcaaccaatcaaaatgcacagTTCAACAGCAGGCCACCAATACATTCCTCATTCTGATCCCCTTTCTTATTCACAATCCTCTTctagaggtttaaaaaaaaaaaaaaaaattacaaatattaagTTCCATgaaaacaatttaatattaaattagctTGGTGACGTGACccatacttcatttaaaaataagCTCATTGACTGGTTCTTTGAATATACTTGATAACAGAAattattctgtaaaatcaccctTATTACATTCTTTCCAGTCCCATTTTGCACTAATGAAGTGTGTTATTCCATAGTAGTAGTAAACAATTTAACATCCAGCAGTTAAGAACCTACTGAAATAGCATTGGGACCAAATTTTGAATTCTGATCCAGAAGTTAAGAACTCCTGCTCTAGATCATAGTGACCATTTCAGAATCTTCTGCCTACGTCAGTACCTTCTAACCATTTTAGACAACACCATACCCTTCAGGTCCATGGTTTTATGGGTATTTAACTGGTCATGACATACTGCAAATAACggcttctatttaatattttggacaagcttttaaatgatttcatctttttggataagcttttaaactatatatattttttaaagttgtaaaatatcaaacaatacatcatatgtaaaaatatatcaatacatcaaaataatttaaaaaataaaattaaataactttaaagtttatccaaaact from Pelobates fuscus isolate aPelFus1 chromosome 1, aPelFus1.pri, whole genome shotgun sequence harbors:
- the GJA5 gene encoding gap junction alpha-5 protein, with the protein product MGDWTFLGEFLEEVQKHSTVVGKVWLTMLFIFRMLVLGTAAESSWGDEQSDFTCDTNQPGCENVCYDKAFPISHIRYWVLQIIFVSTPSLLYMGHAMHMVRVEEKKKLREEEKSKGNITGDSVYHQQEYTPEKAEPSYRDELSGKIRLKGSLLNTYVCSILIRTVMEIAFIVGQYMLYGIFLNTLYICKRAPCPHPVNCFVSRPTEKNVFIIFMFSVAGLSLLLSLVELYYLAWKKLKDKVAASPTNNPNALRVATVEPEHRSQSCTPPPDFNQCLSSDKDKYSHPFNNTLASQQNTANFATERVQSEEDAGEEQFIHINYTQNAPVSVNSIPHHTSNGYCHGNRRLSKTSRTSSKARSDDLSV